The Triticum urartu cultivar G1812 chromosome 5, Tu2.1, whole genome shotgun sequence genome contains the following window.
GCGTAGTAAAAAGGAAAGCCAGGTGTATTGTGCAAATATGCATAAGATGAACAATCGTAAGGACTTTTTGTCAAACTTTTTTCTTACATGGAGGAATCAAAATGTATTAAAAGCTTGCACACAAAATATGCAAATCTTGCACACTTCGGTAGTGTGCAAGAACAAGTGTGAACTAGTTCAATTATAAAAATCACCTGGATACAAAATAAATCAGCACATAAAAAAGGAAATTTCATTTTAAGTTTATAGAAAAAATTTAGTGTCACATAACTGTGGATTAATACGGTGTCGCATGCACAACTATAGGTGGAAGAATCCAACGCCAAGAAAAGTCAACTAAGCGTTGGTAAAAAGATATATTGAATGATATTTTAGTGATTTAAATAGATAAATTATAAAACTAAATTTCATTTTAAGTTTctaatagaaaaataagtagcggCAGATGGTTGCAACATCAAATACATCATCGCATGCACAAATATAGAAGAAAAATCCAACGACTGGAAAATTGACTAAGCATATACAATGACACagttaaaaacaaaaaaaacattATCCTAAGGTAGAATGACCTAAAGGCATTAATATATCACCTAAAAGAAAAGGGAAATGAAGAACAAACTCCAAGCAAATGATGAAAAAGAATTGCTAGAGATTTCATAGAACTTGTGCTGTTCAATGATATACAAAAAAAACAATCATCCACCAGTATAATTTTTAGGTGATTTTGCTGGTATATAGTATATTCAGATACACGGAGTATGACTGACGCGATAAACAAATTCAGATGACGGACCAATAGAAAAGCAAGATCTAAACACCGTTTGGCAGGGCTGACAGGTCGTCCTGTTTGGTTAACACACCCTCCTATGGTGGTCAGGATCGGATCCGtgtaaggcctcctttggtttggaggaatttcATAGAAATTTTAGAGGATGGGATTTTTATAAGTTTTTTTCCTTTAGAGctctttggttcataggaatagattcctATTCCTTTTTTTGCGAGGGTAAAGGGAGTTTTATTGCAAATTCATAGAGTTACAGTCGAGAGGCCATACATCCTCAATACAAGGAGGAATCGAGCCTAACCACACAGCAGTGGCACGCTCCGTACGGCTATAGTTAGCCAGCCGATCGGCAACTCTATTCTGCACACGATTAAGTTTCTGAGGAACAAACTCCCTAATACCAGATAAGTGCTTAATCTCCATCACTAGCTGACCATACGCTGACCGTTGGAGAGCATCCGTAGCGAGACATGATAGAGCTTCGGATGAATCCGATTGAAGGATCACCGGGGCCTCAGAGTGCTCAATGGCCAACGCCATACCTTGCATCAACGCATGTAGTTCCGTCTCCAAGGGATCATTGCAGTGAAAAACATATCTATAAGCTGCAAAGAGGATGACCCCCTCATGGTTCCTGAGTATCATCCCGACCGCCGCAGAGCCGTCTTCAGCCTGGAAGGAGCCATCGATGGACAGGGCCACAGACCCTCTCGGTGGTGCCGGCCATGGTAGGGCAGTTGCCACCCTTTTTTGGCACGGTGCCACCGGGGTTGCCAAGGACATTTTACCTTTGAGAATCTCCTCCGCAGTGAACTTGCCAGCCAAGTTGATAGATTTGTAGTAGCTGTCCAAGAACTCAACGGAGGCCAGTACTGGGGGTGCTTCCTTACCATGATAAATATCATTCCGAACCTGCCAAATCCTCCAAATCAACAAGATTACCATGTCTGCAGCTGACTTTGGGCAAACGCTGAGGAGTGTCATGAGCCATTCCTGTCCGTTATCAACCAGAACGTCATCCTCCGGCAAAGGCCACCTCCGACGCATGTTGAACCACAATGTTCTAGCATGCGTGCACGCAACCAAAGCATGAAAAGTAGACTCCTCCTCAATCCCACAAAGAGGACATAGGGATCTGGTCGCCAAATGCCTCCGATTTTTACATCGTTGTGTTGCTAGCGTACCAGTCGCCACTCTCCACGCATGAATCTTCATTTTCTGTGGTACGTTGGCCGCCCAGATACAATTCCATATCACGCGATCTCCAGCTGGGTTCGTGCTCGACGCCCCATTGGCAAAAGCGATGTTGTGATCACATGTGGCCAGCTTATATGCACTTCTTACTGAGAATAGACCAGACTTCTCCGGGAACCATGAAACGAAATCCTCGCGGTTACGCGGTGAGGCCCTGATCTTTAATATGTAGTCCACATCCATCGGCCAGAAAAACTCCCGAAGACGATCGGCACGCCAAGTACCATTCTCATCAATGAAATCGGCCACTCGGTTCAGTCGGCAGATCCCCTTTGGGGTGATAGGACGAAACGAGGACGGCCTAGGGATCCAGGGGTCCCTCCATGTACATATGTTAGCACCATTGTCGGCCCTCCAAATAACACCTCGCTTCAGCAGATCAAGACCATGAAGTATGCCCTTCCAAACAGAAGAGCCATTATCAGAGAACGAGAGGTGTCCAACAGCTGTCCCGTCGGGTAGTAACGAGCTTTCAAGAGCCGTGCACATAGGCTATCTGGTGAATCTAGCAATCGCCAAGCTTGCTTGGCCAGTAAAGCTTGATTGAAAGCCCGCATATCCTTAAACCCCATGCCACCCATAGATTTTGGTAGTCGCATCTTGTCCCAACTCATCCACGCCATCTTCTTCTTCCCATTCTCAACGCCCCACCAATACTGGCGGATCATGCGAGTCAGCTCATCACATACCGATGCAGGTAACTTAAAGACACTCATGACATAAGTAGGTATCGCCTGTGCGACTGCCTTGATCAAGATTTCCTTATTTCCAGAGGACACGTATTGTTCGCTCCAATCAATAAGTTTCTTACGTAATCGATCCTGGAGAGTTTCAAAGTTTCCCTTATGTACTCTTCCTTCCGGGACTGGGAGGCCTAAATACTTAGGCTCAAAAACTTCCTGGGTTATTTGCAAGACCGACTTCACCTCATGTACCACAGATGGCAAACAGTTTTGTAAAAAGAGGATGGAGCACTTCGACGGGTTGATTAATTGTCCAGTCGCCGCCGAATACGTGTTCAACACACTCTTAACCAAGTTAGCTTGCTGTTCCGAGGCTTGAAAAAATAGGAGTGAGTCGTATGCAAACAAAAGATGCGTAATCACCGGAGCAGACCTGCATATCTTAACCCCTTGTAGGCCATCCTCTCTCATTGATTTGTGTAACAGGGCAGACAGGGTATCAGCCACAAAGAGGAAGAGAAAGGGTGATAAGGGGTCACCTTGATGGAGCCCTCTTGAGGGGGAGAAGGCCTCCAGTAACTTGCCATTGAATTTCACAGAATACTTCATAGATGTAACGCACGCCATAACACGGGATATCCAAGCATCACAGAAACCCCACTTGGACAGAGCCCTCTCCAAGAAGTTCCAATCAACACGATCATAATGCCTTTAACAAGATCCAGTTTGTAAGCACACCACGGCGAAGAATTTGGCCTGACGTTTTGGATGTGGTGGATGCATTCAAAAGCAATTATGGAGTTATCAGAAATAAGCCTCCCAGGGATGAAGGCACTCTGATTTTCAGAGATAAGCTCATCCAAAAGTGGCCAAAGCCTATTTACCATGCACTTCGAGACAATTTTGTACACCACATTGCATAAGCTAATGGGTCTAAAATCTTTGAGTTCTCGTGGATGTTGCACTTTGGGAATTAGCACAATAGTCGTGTCATTGACACCATCCGGCATGACTCCACTAGTAAAGAACTCCTGTACCGCTGCCACGATTTCCACCTTAAGAGTATCCCAGTTCCTTGGTAAAACCTGGCCGGGAAACCATCACATCCCGGGGCTTTCAATGGACCAATCTGAAACAGTGCATTGGATATCTCCTCCTCCGTATACGCTCTGCATAAGGCCTCATTCATCTCCATCGAGACTTTAGGGGTGATAGTATCCAGAACATCAGTCGGATCCAGGGTCGGATCCTTGGTGAAAACCTCTTTGAAGTATGAGCATGCCATCCTTTCCATCTCCGACGGCGCCACGCACCACGAACCATCGTCTTTCCTGAGTTTCTGTATAAGGTTTCGCCTCGCCCGCCACACTGCCCGACGGTGGAGGTATTTAGTGTTACGCTCCCCCTCCTTCAACCACCTGATACGAGATCGTTGCAACCACAGCATCTCCTCCCGGTACAGCAACTCATCAAGTTCATTCACCTTTGACCGAAGTTGGGCTCGGTCCGCCCCTGAGAGCTGCAGGTCAGAAAGTTGGCCCCGCAACCGTTCGATCTCCTTCAAAACATTCCCGAAGGTAGCTTTGCTCCATTGCTTCAAATCTCCCATGACCTGTTTCAGTGAGATGACAATTGAACCCAAATCACCAGCTGGCCGGTGCCTCGCCCACGCCTCAGAGATGGTCGAGGGGAGCTTCACATCACGCTCCCACATGATCTCATACCTCGATACTGACGGCTTATGCCCCGGCTCCTGCACCCCCTCGAGGTTTATCAAGAGCGGGCTATGGTCCGAGCACGAGGTGGCTAAGTGCACAACTCGGGCCGCCGGAAAAAGCTCCCGCAATGCCTCATCAGCACAAGCCCTGTCAAGACGCACTTGGACATTGCGATGGCCGTCTTGACCATTATTGTATGTATAGGGGAGCCCCGAGAACCCTAGGTCCTGTAGCTCACATGTTACCAAGAAATCTCTAAACAATTCCATTTGAGACTCTGATCTAGTCGTTCTTGAGAGATGTTCATGCTGCCATAAGGCTTCATTAAAATCGCCACACACCACCCAAGGTTCTTGAGAGACTGCCCTCAGACGACAAAGATGATCCCACATGCGATGACGATTTCCCACACGTGGTTCACCATAGACAAAGGTTCCTCTCCAAGTAGTGCCAGAACCCACATCATAAACTCGAACATCAATGAATTTGTTACATGATTTGAGCACTGTCACAGACAGTGTCTCCTCCCAGAACAAAGAAAGACCACCACTACGGCCGTCACTGCTAACACCATGAAAGCCTTTTAGGCCTAATCTCCACTTCAACTTCTCCACCTTAGATGATTCTTGCCTAGTCTCACAAAGAAAGACTAGCTTGGGGTTATTGGCTTTTGAGAGGGCCAACACCTCACGAACTGTCCGGCGGTCCCCCCCCCCGGCAGTTCCATGATAGGATATTCATTGCGTCCGGTGGTCCTCCTCGAGGGAGGCCGCCGATCTCTCATTGTTGTCACTATCCGTATTCACTTTCAACCTCTTGCTGCTTGAGTTACTTCCGGTAGGTGAGGCAGTCCCCTCCGGAACAATCTCCTTACCATCAGTAATGGCCAACATTGATTTTGGGACACCAGGACCGTCACCCAGTGGTTTCCCTGCCTCCTCCAAGTCCAGCCTCCTTTTTGGGGCAAAAACCCCATCCGTTCTGTCACTAGTTTTCTTGATCGGGCTAGTTGCTGTGTCCAACACTTCGGCATCATAGGGAGCATATTGAGGTTCCGATCTACCGGGCACCTTATCATCAGCCTTCATTGGCGCATGTCCAGTAGGTTTAGTAGTACGCTCCTCCTGTCTGGGTTTATCGGGAGCGTCTGCATAGATCCAGTCACCAAACTTGAGATCCTTCTCTTCATGGATGCCCAGACCGCACTCTTTGTGATCATGACCAATCAGACCGCAGAACTTACAAAATCTAGCAAGTTTCTCATATCTAACTAGATAAACCTGGCGCTCCTTAGCGCGAACGATGCTGACGTACTTTGTGAGGGGCTTGCGGATATCATGTCGCACCCGAACCCTAACATAGTCACCACGGGTGTTCCCGTTCAACCGCATCTCCATGATTTCTCCAGCATCTTTCAGCAGCTTCTCCACGATGTTTTGCTTGCAATAAGGGTCTGGGAGCTTGTGAATCTGCAGCCAGATGGGGATGTGCACGAAATACACCTCCTCCGCCTTGCTGAAGCCATCGTACGGGCATAAAAAGCACCGCCATGTTGCGGAAGAGCCAGGGACCTTGCTTCATCATGCGGTCCCAGTCCCCCAAACAGCTTGCTTGGACGACGAATCGATTAGGGCCAACAGGCCGAAATCTTATTTCCTGAGCAGGGTTCCATGCCGCCCTCATATCCTTGTAGAAGGCTGATGGGCTAAAGTTCCTGCTAGTATGAACCCTAGCCAGGGCAAGCCAGCGGACGCTCTCTTGAATCTCGGGGTCATCCTCATCGATCTCCACATCCGCAAAATCATCGTCGTTCAGATCCAACTTTTCCAGAAAATCACCCAGATCCGATCGTGCAGCCGCGGCGGCGCCGCTGCCGCCCATGGCGGAGTGAGCGTCGGAGGGGGACGCCATCGCCGTCGCTATCTCGGTGTAGAGACGCCGAGAGCAGGGGGGGCGAGGGCGGACGTGAACCAAGGTCGATCGGTGTTGGAGTTGCCGGGTAGGACTCAGAGGCGAGGAAGATCGACTAAGAGGAgagaaaccctagccgccaggcGTAGGGGAAAACTTTCATGAAACATATGATTTTCTACCGTAAtagattcctattcctacataggattggtttCTATCCTTCACATTTTATAGAAAAAAAAAAAGCCTACATAGGATCGGATCCGTGTAAATTTTCCATTGTAGTATTATACAGGTTCATCGCTCAATACAAAAATAGTTCCCAAAAAAAAGTACTCCGAAGGAAGAATCCGTCGCGTGGGGAGGTTCGAGAAAACTCCAAAGGAAGGAACAGCAGGACAAGACGTGTGAGGTCAGTATCTGCGCGGCGCTTCTCCCATGCAACGCGGCACTCAACCATCGGGCTAGCCATCCGCAACCTCAGCAAGACCAGTTACTAGCGCTCCACGCACGCCCCCGTCCCGCCACGCGTCTCCGGCGCAGAGCCTCTATATAGCCTGGTGACGGCCGGGCACCATGGCTCCATCACCAACAGCAGACAGCTACAACGAACACGCCCGAGCAAGCAATCAGCCACCAAAATCGATCCAAGATACAGAGACTTGAGCTCTTGAGCGGCAAGCAGAGCAGACATGGCGTTCGTGCCTGGGTGCGTGCAGTGCGGAACGCGGAGCAACCCGTGCCGGTGCAAGGTGGTCGGGCCGACGCTGGGGTTCGTGGCCTTCGTGGTCACCGGCGTGGTGGAGTGGCCGCTGGGCGCGGCGGTGTACCTGTTCCGCCACCGCAAGGGCCGCCGCATCATGGGTCATCCGGCCAGGGTCGTCTACCCGCGCGTCTCCAGGGCCATCCCCATCTAAGGCCTGATCCTAATTTCATATACCAGTAACCTGGTCCGTCAGCTTGTGTTCGTTCATTGCTGTGACTGTGATTCAATAAAAGGGCGGGGTGTCGGTGTGTGCTTGTGTTGTAAACTTGTAATCTAAGCCATTGGTCCGTGTATTTTCGTTTTACTGTGTGTCAGTGCGCATAACCTGCCTCTCTTATgttcttatatttgtttacggagggagtatatgtttAGCAGAACAATAGTTCTACTTCAAAATACAAATTTACAGACAGATAAGAATTTGCATCAAACCAATACCACTTTTCTCTAACATGTCCGCCTTCCTCGCCGGCCTCGGCCTCTCCGCGTCGACGTCGCCGCCAAGGACCCGTTGTTCCTCCGTGTCAAAGTGGAGAAAACCCTGTCCCTCGTCATCGCGGGGCTCACTGACCTCGGTATCTCGCGTTCTGAGATCGCACGCCTCGTCTCGCTCTCCTGCGACAGATTCCGCTTCATCTGAGAACCTCCTTCAGGCCTTCAAGGGAAATTTATGTCTAACCTCAACGGTGTGGGCAACATCAAGGTCACGTTTCTGCAGGACTACGGGCTAGGTCTTGTGATATTGCCAAGCTATGCAGCAATCGACCAGGTCATCTACTCACCATCAATCTAGAGCGCTTCCAGGGACCGGTGGCATGCGCCGAAAAGACAGGTGTGCCCTATGATTCTGTGATGTTCAGGCACGCGTTGAGTGCTGTCGTATTCCGTGGCcaggagaagatcacagccagaGTGAAGCACTTGAAGAGCACGTTCACGTGGTCGGATGCTGAGCTGAGAATTGTTGTTTTTAGGGCCCCATTGATGCTGACGAGGTCGAAAGAATCACCGCAGCGTAGGTCTGAGTTCCTCATCTTCAAGGTGGGCTTGAAACCAGCTTACATTGCTCATCGATCCATAATGCTCGGTCTCAGCATAGAGGGCCGGCTCAGGCCCTGATACTATGCTGTAAAGTTTCTCAAGGAAAATGGATTGCTCAAGCACGACCGAGACTTCTTTAGTAAAGCAGTGGTCAGTGAGAAGGTATTTATGGAAAGGTTCATATACCCTCACAAGAAAGCTGCCACCGCATCTCACTACCGATTATATGTGCAATGACATGCACGTCAAACACATAATAGTAAGTGCCTAAGCACTGCCATGTTTTTGTGCTCAATTTGAGTAACTCGACGAAAAACTGATGTTTCAGATTGACAGGTGTGCGTTCGAAGTGTATCAGTGCGATTACATCACTTACAAATTATGGCCGGATGGATGCTCCTTCTCCGTCGCTTACATCATATTCTTAGTGGTATCTTTGTGTGTGTTTTTTAGACAAATCTTTTTTTTGAGCAACTTGAAAGAGAAAGAGAAAAGGCTCACTAGTTTTATTATTAGAACAAAAATCTCTTCCACACGAGTCACCCAGCCCAGCCCAGCCCAGCCCATTATCGGTCACCGGAGACCTCTCAAACTCTCGCTCTCGCACCAGCCGGGCGTCATTCCCCAccccctcgccgccgacgccaccgcgccgccgcggCGCCATCTCTTCCATTCTCCAGCCACCTCTCCCGTATCCCATCTCCGTCGCCTCATCTCCGCGGCCGTTTCCTCAAACCCTAGTGGCTTCGCCGTGGAGGAGTACCTCGTCGCCACCTGCGGCCTCACCCGACCACAGGCCGTCAAGGCCTCCGCCAAGCTCTCCCACCTCAAGACCCCCGCCAATCCCGACGCCGTGCTCGCCTTCCTCGCCATCCTGGACGGATGCTGAGGTAGGCATGGCTGTGTCTAGGGCTCCAATGGTGCTGAACAGGACCAAGGAATCGCTGCAGCGCAGTTCCGAGTTCCTCATCTCTGAAATGGGGCTGGAGCCGGCGTGCATTGCTCAGCGGCCGTTGATTTTCTGTTTCTGCCGGCTGAAACCCCGGTACTACGTTGTAAAGTTTCTCAAGCGCGATCCGAGCTACAGTGCTGTTTTCAAGGAGACCGAGAAGGCATTCAGGAAGTTCATATGCCCTCACAAGGAAGCCGCACGACACCTCAAAGAAGACTATGATGCTGCTTGTAAAGGGGAAGTGACGTCTAATTTCAGATTCGCACGAGCCAAGAATGGGCTATGATGTACTCCATTGTGTGCTGGTTGTCAGCTGTTGCATGACTGTTAGATGCTGGGTTGGTCGTTACTAATGTGCGATGGAATTGATAATTTGATCCCCGGATACTGGTTATCACTCGGCAGAGAAGAAAGCATGGATCGGTTATGAACTTCTTCAATGCATTAGAATTTCAGTTTTTAAGTTAGTTGCTGGTGCATTGAGACAATGAGCCACATTAAGGTCTCCTTCATGTGGACAATTGGAGCATGAATCTGATGCCAGTCACAAATTTAGGTAAGTAGTCTTTTTGGAAGCGGTTGTAGGGGAAGTTGCCTCCTGGTGTTAGCGATTCCTATTTAGGGCCCAGGGTCAATTCACCTGGCTTTATCTTAACCTATTTTTCAATTATGGTTTGACAGAAAAATCATTTTGGTTTGCTCGTATGGAGATTCATCATGATCCATTTTTTTGCTTCAACTAACTAATATAGGTGTATTCATTCAACTATGAAAGGTGTCCGGAAGTGGATTCTCCTTTAGTTAGATCAGAGGTAACGATTTGGAGTGATTGGTCATATTGGAAATACCTACTGGTCTGCAGGACGAAATGTGCAGGGCTCACATCTGTACATGTTATCTGCTAAATGTGGATGCTCACTTTACTAAACATCAAACTCTCACATGGAGGAGAGCTGGCATCATTTAACTTTAAGTAAAACTTAGTTGCCTCTGTTTGTTGTTATGCTAGTAATGTTATTGAGACAATGGAGAAGCACTTGCTGCTAGTAATGTTATCGAGACAAAGAAGCACTAACTTTGTATTGTGCCTGTTGTGGATTTTCATGCTCTGCACCATGGCCATAAATTATGTTCTTATTGTGGATGTCAGCTTAAGATTTTTAGTTCAATTGTGTTTTGTCCTGTGGGCAATTGTTTGTGCCAATCACCGCCAGGAAGTTCACTAGCAGCCAGTTTGTGTTTCTTCCTTCTATGTCTGAGCTAGCTCTTCTTTAGTTTGGCTAAAATTGAGTTCTTAATTTGTTGTTTTGGTTGGTGTGATCGTGAATGTAGGCACCAAACAGTTAGTACTATCATGTACATCCGTACTCTGAATACATGGTCTGAATTTCTACAGAGACTGCAGGTTCTTAATTACTTGCCCCTAGTATTCTTGTTTGTTCGAAATGCTGCACATAATCTGCTAGCTTTTTGGGGCAGATTACTTCCAACTGGCCACATAATCTGTACTTTAATTAGTTTCTGCCATCTTGGGTGTTCATCTCGATAAAGATATCATTGAAGTTCAGTGGCGGATAGTAAAATTTGATACCCGTGTCTATGATTTTTGCAAGGGAAAATTAAGGATTTGAACCATGTTTGATCTGAAAAGACAAAGAACTCCAGTACTTTCTTTATAACTTCCGAAGTTAATAACTAACAGTATTAGTTattaacatgtttctttcatGAACTGCTAATTATTAAAATGTTTATTTCGTGAGCTGCAAACGGGAAGGAGTTTCACAAGTTACTGGGTTGTTTTCCTTGTAGGTGCCTGAACGAGTGAATTGCAAAAAACCACCACATTTCAAGTTTTGTTTTGGAATTGCCACCACATTCCAAAAATCTACCGGTTTTCTTGCTAATTTTCTCAATAAACACTAATGATTGATTTGGAGCGAATTAATCCAATTTCTGACATACCAGGCCCACTGGTCAGTGCCACGTGGCAGTAAATGGTGAAAACCGTGTGTTGACCGTTAAGTTGAATGGAGGGCCGACCTGTCAGCGTCGTCATCTCTCTCAAACCGTATTCTCCTCCTTAGGGGCATTCCAACGAACACCTCGCGTGCAAGGACGGAGATGGACGA
Protein-coding sequences here:
- the LOC125555532 gene encoding uncharacterized protein LOC125555532; translation: MAFVPGCVQCGTRSNPCRCKVVGPTLGFVAFVVTGVVEWPLGAAVYLFRHRKGRRIMGHPARVVYPRVSRAIPI